A stretch of DNA from Oncorhynchus nerka isolate Pitt River linkage group LG22, Oner_Uvic_2.0, whole genome shotgun sequence:
GACACATTTTACAAGAAGTCAATTTCAGTTCGCATGAAGAATGGCAGTGTGTGATGGTGGAGGGTTTTTGTAATAAAGAGACAAGAGATTGAAACGGAGAGTGTGTGGAGCTCAGAGGCAGCCAGGCATAGAAAAATGAAATATAAATGAGAAAATAATGGAGCTTTTGTTTCTTAGTATCACTGCAAACTTTTGCATCACAGTCAAAAGACGTTAATTCACTCTAAAGAACACTTGTAAATTAAACAAAACACATTTGTAGACAAAAGGGTATCATTATTGATGAAAACAGGCATTCTAAGACTGGGAGTCTATTTCCCATTTGAGGAAACATGCTGTTCTGCTATGCTCGAGCTACGGATAGGCTAACACTTGTGTACATTTTAATAGATTTCTCTCATCATGAAATCAACACACTTCCATGCCAGTCTGCAAGTGGCCTATAAATGTCTATTACGCTTCATGATAAATCCCTGGATTCTGAATGAATATCGAAAAATTCATTATGTCACAATTAAGTTAATTGCATTTGTACAAGGCTAAATGACTAATGGAGTTCTACAATTAAATGCCCAGCATTTTTTTATGGTTCGCAAAGCCACTGTAAATTGACTAGACCCAATTGGGATAAATGACCCTATAAAACTGTGATCTAGGactgaactagagagacaggcttcAATATTTTTCTGCTGAACCTAGTCTTTGGTCATTGATGGTTAGATGAACTAGTTCACATTCTACAGTGCGTCCACTCTACAACATTATTCTGACTATAGAGGGAAACCAGCAGGACAGATGTGAGTGGATTTATATCTTTTAGAAGAGTATCCATCCCAGGTGACCTATATGGACACTACATGGACTCTATAGTTTAATCAAGGGACATTTTGTAAAGAAAATATTGAGATGGGGGACTTTTAGTCAAATCCATGCCGAGGCCCCACCAATTCTCTTGACATCATCGTACGCAATTGTCTATTATTGATAGTTTTGATCGCAGTTGAAAGAAAGTATTATTTTGTAAGTAGTGGCTTCTCGAAAGTCATTATATACTTGACAGAAAACTCGCTAGTTCAGGTTTTCTTATGGAGCTCCTGTACCTTTTCCACCTTAAAAGTCTCTTGTGAAGCCGACATATTTCATCCTCTGAAGGTGTTTCTTTCATGGACTGGTTTGAAAGAGGCTCTGCTGCTCTGCAAAGCCTGTCATCAGCACACATTCCCGGAAATAAGTCCATTTGGCCTTCGATGAAGATTAAATAAATTATACCCTCTAAAATCAATGCCCAGTCCATGATGTCGGCTTTGGGCTGTGTGTTTGCTGTGGTGCCAGAATACAGCCACCAGAGCCAGAATGTGGACATGTTCAACCTGAAGCTGTATCCCTTTTCTTTTGATGTCTCTGTGTTTTCACTTCATTTGAGAGTCTCCTATTGAAAGGTTTGTTGTGTGTATAAAGACACCAGACAGTTCATTATGTCTCATCAGCATGTAGAGAAAACGTTGGCTTTTCTTAGATGATGATGTAGAGTTCTTTGCCAGCTCAATGTTATTTATGAGTAAAAATTTGTTGCAGTTTGTTGTCAATTTGTCAAAGAGTATAAACATTCTGTTTCATACTGTTTCTTTTGACTGAATATCGAAGTAACTGTATTTCATTGATTCTTTTCATAAAGCTTTGTCCCCATTCTAAATGTACAGAATGGGGGGGGGAGAAGGTTTTTCTTCATATTAGCCAATCTTTTGTGGTGATATTGGTATGTTTTTGCTGCTTCCATGTGTGATTAACTACTTATCGATGTAGCTATCAAACATTTATAGTCGTCCATGGATGACGACGATACTGCATTTACACACAAAATATACTTTTGAGTGCACCGTATTAAAGGAATGCCAGAGGCTGTCTGACTAGTTATATTTGAGTGTCTGCGAAGACTAAACTGGTATAAAAATATATCTCCTCGAACATTTGTTGGAATGGCACACTCTTAGAGACCCATAATGCATTGCTGTCcacttttcaaatgtcttttcagCTTTCTTCCTGTTTTTTAGGTGTGTTTTTCTTTTCTCTGTTTTCTTAGATGGAAGTCATACCAGAGCCGGATCCAGACGATGAAGGGACTAAAATAAGTGTAAGTTACTGCATGTACAGAATGTGTATGGTGTCCATATTAAGACATcaaattaaataaaatgtttttccatgagcagatgtcacaaagtgcttaaacagaaacccagtctaaaaccccaaacagcaagcactgCAGATGTAGAATATGGACACCGTAAGTATGTGACTCCATAAGTATGGACACATAAAACCATCACTGTGGGTTACTGTTGTGTCATTAAATGGTTCTCTGTACTGCACCACTAGTCATGTGGCTTTGTGATGTAGGTTGCTCCTGCATTGTTCGTTGAACATTTCTATATCTCCCTACAGACAGTCAAGGTACAGGGAAACGACATCTCCCACAAACTGCAGATCTCCCGGGTGGGAAAGAGTGACGAGGGCCTGTACGAGTGCAGAGTCACCAACGCCAACTACGGAGAGCTGCAGGAGTACAAGGTCCAGGCCTACCTGAAGGTGAACAGCACCCGGCCCCGCATCAGGCTGGCCAAGAAGACATCCCCCTTGTCCCACCTGACAGCAGATAAGAAGCCACGCAAGACAGGCGCCACAGCAGCACAAGACAGCATGAGCCCCGACCTGAGGGTTCGCTCTACCTCCAGCTCTCAGACATCATCAGCCAAGACAATCAAACAGAGTTCAGGTGAGACAATCAGACAGAGTTCAGGTGAGACAATCAAACAGAGTTCAGGTGAGACAATCAAACAGAGTTCAGGTGAGACACTCAAACAGAGTTCAGGTGAGACAATCAAACAGAGTTCAGGTGAGACACTCAAACAGAGTTCAGGTGAGACAATCAAACATAGTTCAGGTGAGACAATCAGAGCTCAGGTGAGACAATCAAACAGAGTTCAGGTGAGACAATCAAACAGAGTTCAGGTGAGACAATCAAACAGAGTTCAGGTGAGACAATAAAACAGAGTTCAGGTGAGACAATCAAACAGAGTTCAGGTGAGACAATCAGAGCTCAGGTGAGACAATCAAACAGAGTTCAGGTGAGACAATCAAACAGAGTTCAGGTGAGACAATCAAACAGAGTTCAGGTGAGACAATCAAACAGAGTTCACAATCAAAC
This window harbors:
- the LOC115104840 gene encoding V-set and transmembrane domain-containing protein 2A-like; this translates as MMWTSQDFIGFVVMSSLCIQFGFCFEGKFTDIPSNLTVKEGQNIEMACAFQSGTTSVYLEIQWWFIRAPEESSNSEEEDDEEMEVIPEPDPDDEGTKISTVKVQGNDISHKLQISRVGKSDEGLYECRVTNANYGELQEYKVQAYLKVNSTRPRIRLAKKTSPLSHLTADKKPRKTGATAAQDSMSPDLRVRSTSSSQTSSAKTIKQSSGTRIATSFGLAILILACGFMRDTLL